The DNA sequence gctaaatTGAACTAGCAACCCTCCAGCCTTTACTTCGCTTTGCTGGAAAACACCACACCGGGTTTCATTgggtggggatggaacccagggcttcctgaatgctaggcaagtactctaccacttcTGGCTCAGGCCCTTCTGACCACATTTGCAGTGTAGGTTTCACGTATGGGACAGCCTGTCACTGTCTTCACTTCCCTGTCAGGGAAGGCTAACAAGCCACTCTATCTCCTGGGAGTCAGAGCATAATCTCAGGGCTGGTCAGCTGCAGAGCTGTCTGAGCTCTAGGGAGGTGGGTGTGTGCCAATGGGCAGGGCAAGCACCAACTGGGAAGGACTCTCAAAGGCTGTGTCCTCACAGGAGCCTGTACGGGAGGGAGCCCCCCCAAactggaagaagaaggagaagctaCCCCAAGTCTCCAAGTCTTGGCATAACTACATGTGTAACGTGAGGCTGTAGCTGAAAACAGTTCCCCTGCTCTCTTCCCACCCTGTCAGCCCCTGGCACCTTGCTATaaccaggggaggggaggggatggttgtggatgggttggggttgggggttgggggtggggctctcGATAGAGAAAGAGGGCAGCCAGACCTCACCCCTTCCCGCTTCTCAGGAGGTGATCCAAGACTTCCAGGCCTCCGTACTGCAGGTGTCTGATTCCCCTTACGATGAACAGTGAGTTGGGCTGAGCACTGCATGGTGGGAAGGAGGGTAGGATTGATTGTCGCTGGGAATGCTATGGCTCCTGTAATGTCAGTActcaggaaggctgaggcagaaagatcgaGAGTCTCAGGTCAGTCTGGCCTACATAGCagaaccctctctcaaaaagtgtgtgtgtgtgtgtgtgtgtgtgtgtgtgtgtgtgtgtgtgaaggcactgggaatatagctcagtttgcctgtatgtataaagctctgggttcagtctcaCTTAGGGATCACGGTTGTACAAGCCTGAAAGCCAGTGCTTAGGAGTTGGAGACAAGGAatccaggagttcaaggccagcttctgcTACTTATTGAGTTGGAGGCatgcttgggctacatgagaacccCATTTCAAAACACAAAGATGGGCACAGAACTGGGGTTCATGGGAACCTCTAGAGCACCCCACCTGGCACCACATCACACAGAGTCTTGCTCCTTTCTTGGGCAGGGTAGCTGCACAAATGCCCACTGTGCATTATGAAATGCCCAATGGCTACAACACAGACTACGGTGCTGAGCGACTTCGAATCCCTGAGGGCCTGTTTGATCCCTCTAATGTCAAGGTTTGGCTGGATGCTGGGGACTAgttggggttggggttagggTTGGCTAAAGTCTTGGATCCAGAGGTGTAGTGAAGGCGTCTGGAAAAGATGATAGGAGtctaggggagagggagggagaggccccAAGTCCATATCACCTCTGTCCACAGGGCCTGTCCGGGAATACCATGCTAGGAGTGGGTCACGTGGTCACCACCAGCATCGGCATGTGTGACATTGACATTCGCCCGGTAAGGCCAGATCCTAAGGCTTGGCAGAGGGACCTAGGGctaagatggagaaaaaaaaaaggggggttcTGTCTGCAGGCTGACTCTTCTCCCTGCTCTCAGGGTCTCTATGGCAGTGTCATTGTCACTGGCGGCAACACTCTGCTTCAGGGGTTCACAGACAGACTTAATCGGGAGCTTTCTCAGAAGACCCCACCGGTAAgagctccaacacacacacacacacacacacacacacacacagggcaccCAGATTCCAATCCTAGCTTAGCTCTCTGAATCCCAAATGCCTCCTGATTCCCCTAAACAGAAATGCTCGTGTCTCTGTGGCTTCCTCCTGTCTACCAAGCCTTCTTCCTCCCCAGAATCTAGATGTCCACTCCCCAGCCCCTTTTTTCTTCCCCAGAGTATGCGTCTTAAGCTCATCGCCAGCAACAGCACCATGGAACGCAAGTTCAGCCCCTGGATTGGAGGCTCCATCTTGGCCTCACTGGTGAGAGAGAAGATGCATGGCATTGGGTATTAGAAGAAGACCCCGACAGTGGCCGGGTTTTATTCAACAACTACCTaggcatgcctgcaatcccagtactagagaggctgaggcgtgaggatctcaagttcaaggctagcctggcctacacagcGAGATCCTGTGGCCAGAGAACAAACAGAGCTGTCATTCCTTAggcaccttctaccttgtttcttgagacagggtctctcactgttcTGGAAGTCACAGGGTCACCTAGGCTGGCTATCCGGTAAAGtccaatcctcctgtctcagcatccctCCCTCGGGGATTAAGGATGGCTCTTTTACAagggttctggagactgaactaAGATCCTAGCCTTgttaagcaagcactttacttacCTAACCCCAagctctttaaaacaaaatgtttttggAGCAAGTGCAGCCAATGAATGCTCTCCAAAGACTGAGGACTTCTTCAGGAGAAAGGCTGGTGAGGGTATGGTTATGGTAAGGCAGCCATAGTCATCGAGGAGTAGAGGGGACACCCTGGGATTTGGGATAGAATGGTGGTCCAATGGTAAGGGGTGCGACATGAGTCTTCCCGCGATCAAGGGGACTGTGCAGAGGAGGCTAAGGCAGAGCCTGCGAGCCCCAGGGATGTGTTTATCTCTCTGGAGCTGGGGATCCAAGTGTATACTATCACGCCCAGATTTTTGATGTGGGTTCGGGGGATGGGATTCATGTTCTCAGCTACACAGAATTCATGGCCAACCTGTGTTTCATGAGAGCCTGttaaaagaaagagggggagctgtgggaagggaacagaaggagaagggaggaagaaaaaagaagggaagagggaggaagaggaggggaatgggaggggagagaaggggaaagggaggggaggggaagaggaggaaggggaggggaggagagaaaaccaGAAGAGATGAGGTTTGGGCAAAGCCTGCTGGGAGCTGATGATGTCAGTTATGGGATCATAGTGAGTTTATGGTCATGGGTATTCAGGAGGAAGTGACCAAGACACAGCTGGGTATCTGAGTCGGGAACAAGAGACTGGAGAGTGGCAGGGACAAATGAGGTCACCCAGGAAGGCTGCTCTGTGAGCCAGAGACACCAACCTTCACATGGGGGCTGAGCAGCTATCCATGAAAAGAGACAGTTGGAAGGTTCAGGACAGGACTCTTCAAAAGCAGCAGGGGAGAGTAGCAGTGAGGTGCCTGGTGGTGTCAGAAAGGTGATGGTGGCGCTGGCTGGGGTGGGAGGTGTATGTCCAGCTACTCTGGATGTGGAGGACGGAAGATCacaaggtcaaggtcagcctgggccgtTGGTTGAGACCCTTTGtcaaaataaaaggcaaataaatacaagggctgaaaagatggctcagtaggcaaagcacttgctgcactaggcatgaggacccaagttcagatccgcAGAACCCAATTTGTAAGGAGAACatttgtctgtaatcccaggcctCTTCTTACaaaatgggaggagagaggagaagccccagaagctcaaggcca is a window from the Mus caroli chromosome 5, CAROLI_EIJ_v1.1, whole genome shotgun sequence genome containing:
- the Actl6b gene encoding actin-like protein 6B isoform X2 codes for the protein MSPLKNGMIEDWECFRAILDHTYSKHVKSEPNLHPVLMSEAPWNTRAKREKLTELMFEQYNIPAFFLCKTAVLTAFANGRSTGLVLDSGATHTTAIPVHDGYVLQQGIVKSPLAGDFISMQCRELFQEMAIDIIPPYMIAAKEPVREGAPPNWKKKEKLPQVSKSWHNYMCNEVIQDFQASVLQVSDSPYDEQVAAQMPTVHYEMPNGYNTDYGAERLRIPEGLFDPSNVKGLSGNTMLGVGHVVTTSIGMCDIDIRPGLYGSVIVTGGNTLLQGFTDRLNRELSQKTPPSMRLKLIASNSTMERKFSPWIGGSILASLGTFQQMWISKQEYEEGGKQCVERKCP